A single window of Culicoides brevitarsis isolate CSIRO-B50_1 chromosome 3, AGI_CSIRO_Cbre_v1, whole genome shotgun sequence DNA harbors:
- the LOC134833453 gene encoding LOW QUALITY PROTEIN: serine/threonine-protein kinase greatwall (The sequence of the model RefSeq protein was modified relative to this genomic sequence to represent the inferred CDS: deleted 1 base in 1 codon), with protein MAVDENFTPKRNNYEFEDEIFNTIDIFTVKRASNNNNDGPKPPSIRDFSIIKPISRGAFGKVFLGYKNSNPTDLYAIKVMRKMEMINKNMVSQVITERNALALSRSPFCVNLLYSLQSPQYVYLVMEYMIGGDLKSLLAMYGFFEESAAKFYVSEICLALEYLHSHGIVHRDIKPDNMLIAANGHVKLTDFGLSKIELTRELEMSDLLNGSPANAAWNARTPGQLLSLTSHLSFECVERRSIRGDVSNFRERISANNALNDSSMSKEHNESKMSGVSPFFSAEDINVSFTHTPKLNKNSDEDTSGSSYYTCNSSIGSRRMSSEGSSASGSGSGNTRMSLMRSCLYNRLSKVSQVQLEDKENFDSANFSTSKDSFSNLLQVKQHDCLKIEEDSGLSHISKTSNEACKSKDDISSSCSTDHSNICNFSTSTQAKFELQSSPLRSFKRPEFFRGLKRRRNLVTSRAEMSGDCSYNSSTGLTQEIEILELGSSTPKKRQKGENGTPLKGVLKNVRSPPTEDEDGMPVNHHLANVMFSTPVSSQKKGPLAKLKATRFVLPSSIEQMRKSVALRYKITDESMMMSPINSNKQLGNEGLSEKTPKSSAKTPYRTPKSVRRGEMVSDERILGTPDYLAPELLLMQGHGPAVDWWALGVCLYEFLTGIPPFNDETPQKVFDNILNRDIEWPQDDEALSAEAVEAVELMLEMDPNKRPAAKQMQEMSFFRDIEWSRVTEMDPPFVPSPDDPQDTCYFEARNEMQQIKLSQFDAEY; from the exons ATGGCAGTTGACGAAAATTTCACGCCGAAACGCAACAATTACGAGTTTgaggatgaaattttcaacacaatCGACATTTTCACGGTAAAACGtgcaagcaacaacaacaatgatgGTCCAAAACCTCCCTCGATTCGAGATTTCTCCATCATTAAACCGATTAGCAGAGGAGCCTTCGGAAAAGTCTTTCTCGGATACAAAAATAGCAATCCAACGGACTTGTATGCCATCAAAGTGATGCGAAAAATGGAAATGATCAACAAAAATATGGTTTCGCAAGTCATCACGGAACGAAATGCTCTTGCCCTTTCCCGAAGCCCATTTTGCGTGAATTTATTGTATTCGCTTCAGTCGCCGCAATACGTGTATCTCGTCATGGAATACATGATTGGAGGCGATTTGAAGTCATTGCTCGCGATGTATGGATTTTTCGAAGAATCAGCAGCGAAATTTTACGTTTCGGAAATTTGTTTGGCTTTGGAGTATTTGCACAGTCATGGAATCGTTCATCGTGATATAAAACCGGATAATATGTTGATAGCGGCGAATGGACATGTAAAGTTGACGGATTTTGGCTTgagtaaaattgaattgacaCGAGAATTGGAGATGTCGGATCTTTTGAATGGATCTCCGGCAAATGCGGCGTGGAATGCACGAACTCCGGGTCAATTGTTGTCACTTACGAGCCATTTATCGTTCGAATGTGTCGAACGAAGGAGCATTCGAGGCGATGTCAGTAACTTTCGTGAACGTATTTCGGCGAATAATGCATTAAATGACTCTTCCATGAGCAAAGAACATAACGAGAGTAAAATGTCGGGAGTTTCTCCA TTCTTTTCTGCCGAAGATATTAACGTTTCGTTCACTCATACGCCAAAACTCAACAAAAATAGTGACGAAGACACGAGCGGATCGTCTTATTACACATGCAATTCGAGTATCGGAAGTCGTCGAATGAGTTCTGAGGGAAGTAGCGCAAGCGGATCGGGATCCGGAAACACTCGCATGAGTTTGATGCGAAGTTGCCTGTACAATCGCTTAAGCAAAGTGTCTCAAGTGCAATTGGAAGACAAAGAAAACTTCGATagtgcaaatttttcaacttccaAAGACTCTTTTAGCAATTTATTGCAAGTCAAACAACACGATTGCCTCAAAATCGAAGAAGATTCGGGTCTGTCGCACATTAGCAAGACAAGTAACGAAGCTTGCAAGTCCAAAGATGATATTTCGTCGTCTTGTTCTACCGATCACAGTAACATTTGTAACTTTTCGACATCAACTCAAGCCAAATTCGAGCTCCAATCGTCGCCTTTACGCAGTTTCAAACGTCCCGAATTCTTCCGAGGCCTCAAACGACGACGCAATTTAGTCACAAGTCGTGCTGAAATGTCGGGAGATTGTTCGTACAACAGCAGTACAGGACTTACGCAAGAAATAGAGATCCTCGAATTGGGCAGCAGCACGCCAAAGAAGCGacaaaaaggagaaaatgGAACTCCCTTGAAAGGAGTgttgaaaaatgttcgttCTCCGCCGACAGAAGACGAAGATGGCATGCCTGTGAATCATCATCTGGCAAATGTGATGTTTTCGACGCCTGTTTCGTCACAAAAGAAGGGACCATTGGCAAAATTAAAGGCAACGCGATTCGTTTTGCCTTCGAGCATTGAACAAATGAGAAAAAGCGTCGCTTTGCGATACAAAATTACGGATGAATCGATGATGATGTCGCCTATTAACAGCAATAAACAGTTGGGAAATGAAGGATTGTCGGAAAAAACTCCAAAATCGAGTGCAAAAACGCCTTATAGAACGCCCAAATCCGTGAGACGAGGAGAAATGGTATCTGACGAACGAATTTTAGGAACACCCGATTATTTGGCGCCTGAATTACTTTTAAT GCAAGGACATGGACCTGCAGTTGATTGGTGGGCTCTCGGCGTATGTTTATACGAATTTCTGACGGGAATTCCTCCCTTCAATGATGAAACGCCGCAAAAGGTTTTCGACAACATCTTGAATCGTGATATTGAATGGCCCCAAGATGACGAAGCGTTATCCGCCGAAGCTGTTGAAGCAGTTGAACTCATGTTGGAAATGGATCCGAATAAACGCCCTGCTGCCAAACAAATGCAAGAAATGTCATTTTTCCGTGATATTGAATGGAGTCGTGTTACGGAAATGGATCCCCCGTTTGTGCCATCGCCCGATGATCCGCAAGATACTTGTTATTTCGAAGCACGAAACGAAATGCAACAAATTAAACTTTCGCAATTTGACGcagaatattga
- the LOC134833455 gene encoding uncharacterized protein LOC134833455 — protein MDANTGKQPFDMSLDEIIALKNDTDGYVLDLNTEEDIEMNDDDFKAPSSAPSVSMMSYGRTKDPELSVNIRLRPENLVERPKCMPPLLSREAQKQMDELEELKSENRLLELNNLNKSRSSLNSTIGRSSVRSNFHRTFNRSINNPPKNQRGKRDLRQILLQTVEKSNAIQQNTTKSIANVDILLQNQTISKYVDVINMNFGAKKYDMNIQKEIAALQKKPFMYACGSSKVITQDGEGIEGPKVMALGTKSTINCRFSKL, from the exons ATGGATGCAAATACAGGAAAACAACCATTTGATATGTCTTTAG aCGAAATTATCGCTTTGAAGAACGATACCGACGGATATGTGCTCGATTTGAACACAGAAGAGGACATTGAGATGAACGACGATGATTTTAAGGCTCCATCTTCCGCGCCTTCCGTTTCCATGATGAGCTATGGACGTACAAAAGACCCGGAATTGTCGGTAAACATTCGTCTTCGCCCCGAAAATCTCGTTGAACGCCCAAAATGTATGCCTCCGCTGCTCAGTCGTGAAGCCCAAAAGCAAATGGATGAATTGGAAGAACTGAAATCGGAAAATCGCTTACTTGAACTCAACAATTTGAACAAATCTCGTTCAAGCTTGAACTCAACAATTGGTCGTTCATCGGTTCGCAGCAACTTTCATCGCACTTTTAATCGAAGCATCAACAATCCGCCGAAAAATCAACGAGGCAAACGTGATTTGCGTCAAATTTTGTTGCAAACTGTCGAGAAAAGTAACGCCATTCAGCAAAATACGACGAAAAGTATCGCGAATGTTgatattttgttgcaaaatcaAACGATCTCGAAGTACGTTGACGTCATTAACATGAACTTTGGCGCGAAGAAGTATGACATGAACATTCAAAAGGAGATTGCGGCATTGCAAAAGAAGCCTTTTATGTATGCTTGTGGCTCGTCAAAGGTAATAACGCAAGACGGAGAAGGCATTGAAGGACCGAAAGTGATGGCTTTGGGTACAAAATCGACAATTAATTGTCGTTTCTCGAAactttga
- the LOC134834501 gene encoding farnesol dehydrogenase-like, with amino-acid sequence MDQWKGKVALVTGASVGIGANTAVELANAGMIVIGIARRESAIAALVSKVTGEGKIIAKKCDLTVEAEIIEVFKWIEANYGGVDVLINNAALLLSNFMTETPTDQIREIFNLNVVAATICVQETIKNLRKRQAKGHIINLNSILGHRIPDVPRPVFGIYPASKFAMSAINHLIKAEMSYLKAPIKCTSISPGMVDTDLISTFSSSFKDYMTKLQAEDVTAAILYALGTPDRVQVEEIILQAMHHTS; translated from the exons atggatcAATGGAAGGGAAAAGTTGCCCTTGTAACAGGCGCAAGTGTTGGAATTGGAGCAAATACTGCCGTAGAATTAGCGAATGCGGGCATGATCGTTATTGGAATTGCTCGTCGTGAATCAGCAATTGCAGCTTTGGTTTCAAAAGTAACTGGCGAAGGAAAAATTATCGCAAAAAAGTGCGATTTGACAGTTGAAGCTGAAATTATTGAAGTTTTCAAATGGATCGAAGCTAATTATGGAGGAGTAGATGTCTTGATCAACAATGCTGCGTTGCTTTTGTCGAATTTCATGAcag aAACTCCAACGGATCAAATtcgtgaaattttcaacttgaatGTCGTTGCTGCGACAATTTGCGTGCAAGAAACGATCAAAAATCTCCGAAAACGTCAAGCCAAGGGACATATTATCAATTTGAACAGTATTTTGGGTCATCGCATCCCCGACGTGCCTCGTCCTGTCTTCGGAATTTATCCTGCGTCGAAATTTGCCATGTCAGCAAtcaatcatttaattaaagcGGAGATGAGTTATCTAAAAGCGCCCATTAAATGTACGAGTATTAGCCCTGGAATGGTAGATACGGATTTAATTTCGACTTTTAGCTCGAGTTTCAAGGATTACATGACGAAATTACAAGCGGAGGATGTCACAGCGGCGATTTTGTATGCTCTCGGAACGCCCGATCGAGTTCAG GTTGAAGAAATCATTTTGCAAGCGATGCATCATACATCTTAA
- the LOC134834473 gene encoding carcinine transporter-like isoform X1, giving the protein MKESVVFDQIMEMVGNDGKFQIRFNFLFNFSICMFVSMAFMNIMLVLNEPDHWCHVPGRENTNYSIEEWRDRVLPLEEDNKGILAFSRCKMYNISASQLLEWDSKQQNLSTEHEISCVNGYEYDKTWYEETVVSKENWICDRTLYVTNALSFNRFGEVVGTFIFGQMGDRLGRRPVFFAGIAITILGRIACLLTSGIYWLFALSSTFGMLTALTLFQSPMVIAMEICKGERRAHIAMLQCWGWTMGMILMPIIFWFVRDWTPFLIVTTLPLLVGYLFPKYMIESPRWLANKGMYKRCAQQLQKIADVNGAKVEITEKLVKEMFKEHEVETVFGMASLFTNWRLAKNTSLMVISWVVLIMVYYTLVLNASKMDGNPFLNFAWQSAIELPAYYVGQILGDRLGRRFTQTFSFFLGALTCIPILFIVKNPEHAFWTSVLAVIVKFNISITFFAINLQAMEIFPTCLRQTGFAIMTVVANTMGLLGPYIVYLGTNFDVRYPYLIMGLMCLAGSISAMFLPETLGQRLPETMAEAKEFGRGQPFWGIPKAHVEDDDSEMSEKVTEKAENGEIEKLNQAKFAP; this is encoded by the exons atgaaagaaagtgtggtttttgatcaaataatggAAATGGTTGGAAATGATGGGAAATTTcaaataagatttaattttttgttcaatttttccatCTGTATGTTCGTGTCAATGGCTTTCATGAACATCATGTTGGTGCTTAACGAACCAGATCATTGGTGTCACGTGCCTGGAAGGGAAAATACGAATTACAGCATCGAAGAGTGGCGTGATCGAGTGTTACCGCT CGAAGAAGATAATAAGGGGATTTTGGCGTTCAGTCGATGTAAAATGTACAACATATCAGCATCACAGTTACTTGAGTGGGATTCAAAGCAGCAAAATCTCAGTACGGAACACGAAATCA gTTGTGTTAACGGATACGAGTATGACAAAACGTGGTATGAAGAGACTGTTGTCTCGAAAGAGAATTGGATTTGCGATAGAACGTTGTATGTGACGAATGCCTTATCATTCAATCGCTTTGGAGAAGTTGTTGgcacttttatttttggtcaaatggGAGAtcg acttgGGCGACGTCCCGTATTCTTCGCTGGCATAGCAATTACAATTTTAGGACGTATCGCGTGTTTACTTACCTCCGGGATTTATTGGCTTTTCGCTCTTTCATCAACTTTTGGAATGTTAACGGCTTTAACGCTTTTCCAATCGCCCATGGTAATTGCTATGGAGATCTGTAAAGGCGAGAGACGAGCTCATATCGCGATGTTACAATGTTGGGGATGGACT ATGGGAATGATTTTAATGCCTATCATTTTCTGGTTCGTACGTGATTGGACTCCGTTTTTGATTGTAACTACATTACCTTTGCTCGTTGGATATTTGTTTCCCAA ATACATGATTGAATCTCCGCGATGGCTTGCGAACAAAGGAATGTACAAACGATGCGCTCAACAACTACAAAAGATTGCCGACGTAAATGGCGCGAAAGTTGAAATCACGGAGAAACTCGTGAAGGAAATGTTCAAAGAGCATGAAGTTGAAACGGTTTTCGGCATGGCGTCGCTTTTCACGAATTGGAGATTAGCTAAAAATACCTCTTTAATGGTTATCAGTTG GGTTGTTCTCATCATGGTATATTACACTCTCGTACTGAACGCCTCCAAAATGGATGGAAATCCATTCCTGAATTTCGCATGGCAAAGCGCTATTGAGTTACCCGCGTACTATGTTGGTCAAATTCTCG GCGATCGCTTAGGACGTCGTTTCACACAAACATTCTCATTTTTCCTCGGCGCGCTTACGTGTATTCCCATTCTGTTCATCGTGAAAAATCCTGAACATGCATTTTGGACATCTGTGCTTGCGGTGATAGTAAAGTTCAACATTTCCATTACCTTTTTCGCCATCAACTTGCAAGCGATGGAAATTTTTCCGACTTGCTTGCGACAAACGGGCTTTGCAATTATGACAGTTGTGGCAAATACGATGGGATTGTTGGGACCGTACATTGTGTATTTG gGCACAAATTTCGATGTTCGTTACCCGTATTTGATCATGGGCTTGATGTGTTTAGCTGGATCGATTTCAGCAATGTTCTTACCTGAAACATTGGGTCAAAGATTGCCCGAAACAATGGCAGAAGCGAAAGAATTTGGGCGAGGACAACCATTCTGGGGCATTCCAAAAGCTCATGTTGAAGACGATGACAGCGAAATGAGCGAAAAAGTCACAGAAAAAGCTGAAAACGGAGAAATTGAGAAACTGAATCAAGCCAAATTTGCCCCTTAG
- the LOC134834473 gene encoding carcinine transporter-like isoform X2: MYNISASQLLEWDSKQQNLSTEHEISCVNGYEYDKTWYEETVVSKENWICDRTLYVTNALSFNRFGEVVGTFIFGQMGDRLGRRPVFFAGIAITILGRIACLLTSGIYWLFALSSTFGMLTALTLFQSPMVIAMEICKGERRAHIAMLQCWGWTMGMILMPIIFWFVRDWTPFLIVTTLPLLVGYLFPKYMIESPRWLANKGMYKRCAQQLQKIADVNGAKVEITEKLVKEMFKEHEVETVFGMASLFTNWRLAKNTSLMVISWVVLIMVYYTLVLNASKMDGNPFLNFAWQSAIELPAYYVGQILGDRLGRRFTQTFSFFLGALTCIPILFIVKNPEHAFWTSVLAVIVKFNISITFFAINLQAMEIFPTCLRQTGFAIMTVVANTMGLLGPYIVYLGTNFDVRYPYLIMGLMCLAGSISAMFLPETLGQRLPETMAEAKEFGRGQPFWGIPKAHVEDDDSEMSEKVTEKAENGEIEKLNQAKFAP; this comes from the exons ATGTACAACATATCAGCATCACAGTTACTTGAGTGGGATTCAAAGCAGCAAAATCTCAGTACGGAACACGAAATCA gTTGTGTTAACGGATACGAGTATGACAAAACGTGGTATGAAGAGACTGTTGTCTCGAAAGAGAATTGGATTTGCGATAGAACGTTGTATGTGACGAATGCCTTATCATTCAATCGCTTTGGAGAAGTTGTTGgcacttttatttttggtcaaatggGAGAtcg acttgGGCGACGTCCCGTATTCTTCGCTGGCATAGCAATTACAATTTTAGGACGTATCGCGTGTTTACTTACCTCCGGGATTTATTGGCTTTTCGCTCTTTCATCAACTTTTGGAATGTTAACGGCTTTAACGCTTTTCCAATCGCCCATGGTAATTGCTATGGAGATCTGTAAAGGCGAGAGACGAGCTCATATCGCGATGTTACAATGTTGGGGATGGACT ATGGGAATGATTTTAATGCCTATCATTTTCTGGTTCGTACGTGATTGGACTCCGTTTTTGATTGTAACTACATTACCTTTGCTCGTTGGATATTTGTTTCCCAA ATACATGATTGAATCTCCGCGATGGCTTGCGAACAAAGGAATGTACAAACGATGCGCTCAACAACTACAAAAGATTGCCGACGTAAATGGCGCGAAAGTTGAAATCACGGAGAAACTCGTGAAGGAAATGTTCAAAGAGCATGAAGTTGAAACGGTTTTCGGCATGGCGTCGCTTTTCACGAATTGGAGATTAGCTAAAAATACCTCTTTAATGGTTATCAGTTG GGTTGTTCTCATCATGGTATATTACACTCTCGTACTGAACGCCTCCAAAATGGATGGAAATCCATTCCTGAATTTCGCATGGCAAAGCGCTATTGAGTTACCCGCGTACTATGTTGGTCAAATTCTCG GCGATCGCTTAGGACGTCGTTTCACACAAACATTCTCATTTTTCCTCGGCGCGCTTACGTGTATTCCCATTCTGTTCATCGTGAAAAATCCTGAACATGCATTTTGGACATCTGTGCTTGCGGTGATAGTAAAGTTCAACATTTCCATTACCTTTTTCGCCATCAACTTGCAAGCGATGGAAATTTTTCCGACTTGCTTGCGACAAACGGGCTTTGCAATTATGACAGTTGTGGCAAATACGATGGGATTGTTGGGACCGTACATTGTGTATTTG gGCACAAATTTCGATGTTCGTTACCCGTATTTGATCATGGGCTTGATGTGTTTAGCTGGATCGATTTCAGCAATGTTCTTACCTGAAACATTGGGTCAAAGATTGCCCGAAACAATGGCAGAAGCGAAAGAATTTGGGCGAGGACAACCATTCTGGGGCATTCCAAAAGCTCATGTTGAAGACGATGACAGCGAAATGAGCGAAAAAGTCACAGAAAAAGCTGAAAACGGAGAAATTGAGAAACTGAATCAAGCCAAATTTGCCCCTTAG
- the LOC134833498 gene encoding organic cation transporter 1-like — translation MGESEAEIFDRVMELVGNDGKFQTRFNCLFSFFISMFVAMNYMNIVMVMNEPDHWCHVPGREETNYSIEEWRERVLPTELDNKNKISVSHCKMYDLTESEILELDSQGRLNNSNGRLINCWFYDYDETWYDQTVVSQENWVCDRALYVTNTFSFHRLGEVVGTFIFGQLSDKIGRRPIIISGILMTVFGRFATLFTTEEYWIFSIFSVFNMLMTFVLYQSLMIIAMEICKMEKRTHITMLQCNGWTFGMILLPLIFWAVRDWFPFLLLTTFPLMIGLFFPKYLIESPRWLANQGKYERCASELQKIADINGTDIQVTETMLKELFKKRKEEKLYGMASLFSSKRLALSTIIMTFCWMIISIVYYVLVLNSSRMDGNPHLNFVWQSAIELPGVFIGKYLGDKIGRRFTQVFAFLFASIACIPCIFLVQHPEYATIVSILVVIIRFMYSIIFFAINLQAFEIYPTCLRQTGFSMMLVIANLMGLVGPYVVYLGTEFDVRYPYMVMGALFIAGTIAMLFLPETLGELLPQTIEDACEFGKGQKFWAFPKENVSPQIVKVVEELKSDENYNTYI, via the exons atggGAGAATCTGAAGCTGAGATATTCGATCGCGTTATGGAACTCGTCGGAAATGACGGTAAATTTCAAACGCGATTCAATTGTTTGTTCAGCTTTTTCATAAGCATGTTCGTGGCAATGAATTATATGAACATTGTGATGGTTATGAACGAGCCGGATCATTGGTGTCATGTGCCGGGAAGAGAAGAAACCAATTACAGCATCGAAGAATGGCGCGAACGAGTACTTCCAAC cgAATtagataacaaaaataaaatttcagtaagTCATTGTAAAATGTATGACTTAACAGAGTCAGAAATACTTGAACTTGATAGTCAAGGGAGATTGAATAACAGCAACGGGCGTCTGATCA attgttGGTTCTACGATTACGACGAAACTTGGTATGACCAAACTGTCGTTTCACAGGAAAATTGGGTTTGTGATCGCGCACTTTACGTAACAAACACATTTTCTTTCCATCGTCTCGGAGAAGTTGTTGGAACATTCATTTTCGGACAATTGAGCGACAAAATAGGACGTCGCCCTATTATCATCTCAGGAATTTTAATGACAGTCTTTGGAAGATTCGCAACTCTATTTACAACAGAAGAATATTggatattttccattttctccGTTTTTAACATGTTAATGACATTCGTACTTTATCAATCGCTCATGATAATCGCCatggaaatttgtaaaatggaAAAACGAACACATATTACAATGTTGCAATGTAATGGATGGACCTTCGGAATGATTTTGTTACCTTTGATTTTTTGGGCGGTGCGTGATTGGTTTCCGTTTTTATTGTTGACAACTTTTCCATTGATGATTGGATTATTTTTCCCGAAATATTTGATCGAATCGCCAAGATGGCTCGCGAATCAGGGGAAATATGAGCGATGTGCTTcagaacttcaaaaaattgcgGATATAAATGGAACAGATATACAAGTTACGGAAACTATGCTGAAGGAACTCTTTAAGAAGCGTAAGGAAGAAAAGCTTTATGGGATGGCGTCACTTTTTTCGAGCAAACGTTTGGCATTAAGTACAATTATTATGACGTTTTGTTG gATGATAATTTCTATAGTTTATTACGTTCTTGTCCTCAACTCCTCAAGAATGGATGGAAATCCGCATTTGAACTTTGTTTGGCAAAGCGCAATTGAACTTCCCGGCGTATTTATCGGAAAATATTTGGGAGACAAAATCGGGCGTCGTTTCACACAAGTTTTTGCCTTCTTATTTGCTTCAATTGCTTGTATTCCGTGCATATTTTTGGTTCAACATCCTGAATATGCAACAATTGTCTCCATTCTTGTCGTTATAATTCGTTTCATGTACTCAATTATCTTTTTTGCCATCAATTTACAAGCGTTCGAGATTTATCCAACATGTTTGCGTCAAACGGGATTTTCCATGATGTTAGTTATAGCGAATCTCATGGGATTGGTAGGACCTTATGTCGTATATTTGGGCACGGAATTTGATGTTCGTTATCCTTACATGGTGATGGGAGCTCTTTTCATTGCAGGAACTATCGCGATGTTGTTTTTGCCCGAAACTTTGGGAGAATTGCTTCCTCAAACGATAGAAGATGCTTGCGAATTCGGtaaaggacaaaaattttgggcATTTccaaaagaaaatgtttcgCCACAGATTGTAAAAGTTGTTGAAGAATTGAAAAGTGACGAAAATTATAAtacttatatataa
- the LOC134834294 gene encoding carcinine transporter-like: MGESEAEIFDRIMELVGNDGKFQNRFNFLFNFFVCLFVSMSYMNIVMVLNEPDHWCHVPGRELTNYSIEEWRERVLPTELDNKKKMSFSRCKMYNLTTTEILELDTHERLNISDEHHISCTNGFDYNKTWYEETVVSKEDWVCDDALYVTNTFSFNRLGEVVGTLIFGQLGDTIGRRPVFICGVFITIFGRVACLITSGTYWLFALSSISGMLTALMLFQSPLVIAMEICKGEKRAKISMIQCYGWTSGMVLMPLIFWAVRDWTPFLMFTTFPLLFGIFFPKYLIESPRWLGNKGKYDRCAKELQKIADINGTNIKVTEVMIKEMLKDHKVEKVYGMASFLTSKRLALNTSIMALCWIIVTMVYYALVINASRMDGNPFLNFIWQSAIELPGVFAGKYMGDKIGRRFTQVLAFFCAFIACIPILFLVQHPEYSTVVSLLAIIIRFMVSIIFFAVHLQAMEIYPTCLRQTGFAIMTIVANLMGLLGPYIIYLGTEFDVRYPYVILAALFALGTFGALFLPETLGQLLPETIADAHEFGKGQPFWGLPKPNIPSKRAKSEKDAKEKLNQEKFAP; this comes from the exons atgGGCGAATCCGAGGCTGAGATATTCGATCGAATAATGGAGCTTGTCGGAAATGACGGAAAATTCCAAAACCGATTCAACTTCCTCTTCAACTTTTTCGTGTGTCTCTTTGTGTCAATGTCCTACATGAACATCGTGATGGTTTTGAACGAGCCGGATCATTGGTGTCATGTGCCGGGAAGAGAATTAACGAATTACAGCATCGAAGAATGGCGCGAACGAGTACTGCCAAC TGAATTAgataacaaaaagaaaatgtcaTTCAGTCGGTGCAAAATGTATAACTTAACTACGACAGAAATACTTGAACTTGATACTCATGAGAGACTAAATATTAGCGACGAGCATCATATAA gtTGCACAAATGGCTTCGATTACAACAAAACTTGGTATGAAGAAACTGTCGTTTCAAAGGAAGATTGGGTATGCGATGATGCACTTTACGTAACAAACACCTTTTCCTTCAACCGTTTGGGAGAAGTTGTCGGTACTTTAATATTCGGGCAATTGGGCGACACAATAGGACGTCGACCTGTTTTCATTTGCGGCGTTTTCATCACAATCTTTGGAAGAGTTGCTTGTCTCATTACTTCAGGAACATATTGGCTTTTTGCTCTTTCTTCAATTTCGGGCATGTTAACAGCTTTGATGTTATTTCAATCGCCCTTAGTTATTGCCATGGAGATCTGCAAAGGAGAGAAACGAGCAAAAATCTCAATGATTCAATGTTACGGATGGACTTCGGGAATGGTTTTGATGCCTTTGATATTTTGGGCGGTGCGTGATTGGACTCcgtttttaatgtttacaaCTTTTCCATTGCTGTTCGGGATATTTTTCCCGAAATATTTGATTGAATCGCCAAGATGGCTCGGAAATAAGGGAAAATACGATCGATGTGCGAAAGAACTTCAAAAAATCGCAGATATTAACGGGACGAATATTAAAGTTACGGAAGTTATGATAAAAGAAATGTTGAAAGATCATAAGGTTGAAAAAGTTTATGGAATGGCGTCATTTTTAACAAGCAAACGATTGGCTTTGAATACGAGCATTATGGCTTTATGTtg gatcaTCGTTACAATGGTATATTACGCTCTCGTCATCAACGCTTCAAGAATGGATGGAAACCCCTTCCTGAACTTCATTTGGCAAAGTGCAATTGAACTTCCGGGCGTTTTTGCGGGCAAATACATGGGAGACAAGATCGGGCGTCGTTTCACCCAAGTTTTAGCCTTTTTCTGTGCCTTCATCGCTTGCATTCCAATCCTTTTTCTCGTGCAACATCCCGAATATTCAACTGTCGTCTCTTTACTTGCAATAATTATTCGGTTCAtggtttcaattattttctttgcCGTTCATCTTCAAGCGATGGAAATTTATCCGACTTGTTTGCGTCAAACAGGTTTCGCTATAATGACAATTGTAGCTAATCTCATGGGATTATTAGGTCCTTACATCATTTATTTGGGCACCGAATTCGATGTTCGTTATCCGTACGTGATATTGGCAGCACTTTTTGCTTTGGGAACGTTTGGAGCGCTATTTTTGCCTGAAACATTGGGACAATTGTTGCCTGAAACGATTGCCGATGCGCACGAATTTGGAAAAGGACAACCGTTTTGGGGATTGCCGAAGCCAAATATTCCATCAAAACGTGCAAAAAGCGAAAAAgatgcaaaagaaaaattaaatcaggAAAAATTTGCGCCTTAA